One stretch of Pseudomonas fragi DNA includes these proteins:
- a CDS encoding lipoprotein-releasing ABC transporter permease subunit, translating into MFRPLSIFIGTRYTRAKRRNRFVSFISMTSMIGLALGVLAMIVVLSVMNGFQREMSNRILGMVPHATIVGVKPIDDWRPVAEAAMKNPEVTAAVPFTELDGMLSYKGSMQPIQISGIDPAQESKVSIVTQHIVQGSLQDLKPDEYGVVLGDIVARRFRLGVGDKITLIVPEASTAPGGITPRLQRLNVVGIFKVGAELDGTMGLIHMADAAAIQHWEPNQVQSVRLAVKDLYAAPQVSQQVAAGLGDGYKADDWTHTQGSLFSAMKMEKTMIGLLLLMIVAVAAFNIIATLIMVVNDKGADIAILRTIGATPRQIMAIFMVQGTVIGIVGTLIGGVLGVIAALNVSELVGWMERVTGQHIFSSDVYFVSNLPSELQGGDVALICGAGFVLSFLATLYPAYRAAKIQPAHALRYS; encoded by the coding sequence ATGTTCAGACCGTTATCGATTTTTATCGGCACGCGCTATACCCGCGCCAAGCGCCGCAATCGTTTTGTTTCGTTTATCTCCATGACCTCGATGATCGGCCTCGCCCTGGGCGTGCTGGCAATGATCGTGGTGTTGTCGGTGATGAACGGCTTCCAGCGTGAAATGAGCAACCGCATCCTCGGCATGGTGCCCCACGCGACCATCGTTGGCGTCAAGCCCATCGATGACTGGCGCCCGGTGGCCGAGGCGGCGATGAAAAACCCCGAGGTGACGGCAGCCGTACCGTTTACCGAGCTGGACGGCATGCTGTCCTATAAAGGCTCGATGCAGCCGATCCAGATCAGCGGCATCGATCCGGCGCAGGAAAGCAAGGTCTCGATCGTGACCCAGCATATCGTGCAGGGCAGCCTGCAGGACCTTAAGCCCGACGAGTATGGCGTGGTGTTGGGCGATATTGTCGCGCGGCGTTTCCGTCTGGGTGTGGGTGACAAGATCACCCTGATCGTGCCCGAGGCCAGTACTGCCCCGGGGGGGATTACCCCGCGCCTGCAGCGCTTGAACGTGGTGGGCATCTTCAAGGTCGGGGCCGAGCTGGATGGCACTATGGGCCTGATCCATATGGCCGATGCGGCCGCCATTCAGCACTGGGAGCCGAACCAGGTACAAAGTGTGCGCCTGGCGGTCAAGGACCTGTACGCAGCGCCGCAGGTGTCGCAGCAGGTGGCGGCGGGCCTGGGTGACGGCTACAAGGCCGATGACTGGACCCACACCCAGGGCAGTCTGTTCAGTGCCATGAAAATGGAAAAAACCATGATTGGCCTGTTGCTGCTGATGATCGTGGCGGTGGCTGCTTTCAACATCATCGCCACGCTGATCATGGTGGTGAACGACAAGGGGGCCGACATTGCCATCTTGCGCACCATCGGCGCGACGCCGCGCCAGATCATGGCCATCTTTATGGTGCAGGGTACGGTGATCGGTATTGTCGGCACCTTGATCGGCGGCGTGCTGGGGGTGATTGCGGCGCTCAATGTCAGTGAGCTGGTGGGCTGGATGGAGCGGGTGACCGGCCAGCACATCTTCAGTTCCGATGTGTACTTTGTCAGTAATCTGCCATCAGAGCTGCAGGGCGGCGATGTGGCGTTGATCTGCGGCGCGGGCTTTGTGCTGAGCTTTCTGGCCACGCTGTATCCGGCGTATCGGGCGGCGAAGATTCAACCGGCCCATGCGTTGCGCTATTCCTGA
- a CDS encoding heavy metal sensor histidine kinase, with protein MRRLSLSSRLALLFAGCTAVVSLFAGVLFGRASEVHFVELDQQLMESRLAVLRSTLHGADTLERFTQRLPALLQDLAHQPDLAVRVRGPDGHLWFDSSPRLPRELETQPGLGSLQINGTDYRVLAPENDSPDAPQLTLLLDITHHQHFLQRMQRLIWMTVGLSALATAILGAWAARSGLRPLRRMSAIAASVSADSLNSRLPEKQMPAELAELATAFNAMLARLDDSFHRLSAFSADIAHELRTPLSNLLTHTQVTLTRPRDIEEYREALHSNLEELQWMAQLVNDMLYLAKADHGLLTPRREPLELGREVEALLEFYALLAEDSHIELTGEGNAHMPGDRSMLRRALSNLLDNALRYTPAGGAIRLLIEALPSSARISIENTGPGIPVELLPRLFDRFYRADPARREGSSEHAGLGLAITQSIIRAHGGQIRCESQEGVTRFVIELPA; from the coding sequence ATGCGCCGCCTGTCCCTGAGCAGTCGCCTGGCCCTGCTGTTTGCCGGCTGTACCGCAGTGGTGTCGCTGTTTGCCGGGGTGCTGTTCGGGCGGGCCAGTGAGGTACATTTTGTCGAGCTGGACCAGCAACTGATGGAAAGTCGCCTCGCCGTACTGCGCAGCACGCTGCACGGGGCTGACACCCTGGAGCGCTTCACCCAGCGCCTGCCCGCCCTGCTGCAGGACCTGGCCCATCAGCCGGACCTGGCAGTGCGGGTACGCGGCCCGGACGGGCATCTGTGGTTTGACAGCTCGCCGCGCCTGCCGCGGGAGCTTGAGACACAACCGGGCCTGGGCAGCCTGCAGATCAACGGCACCGATTACCGTGTGCTGGCGCCAGAAAACGACAGCCCGGATGCACCGCAACTGACACTGCTACTCGACATCACCCATCACCAGCACTTTTTGCAGCGCATGCAGCGGCTGATCTGGATGACTGTCGGCCTCTCGGCGCTGGCCACGGCGATTCTCGGCGCCTGGGCTGCCCGTAGCGGCCTGCGCCCCTTGCGGCGCATGAGCGCGATTGCGGCCAGTGTGTCGGCCGACTCGCTCAACTCACGCCTGCCCGAGAAACAAATGCCTGCCGAGCTGGCAGAGCTGGCCACAGCCTTTAACGCCATGCTGGCGCGACTGGACGATTCATTTCATCGATTGTCGGCGTTCTCCGCCGATATTGCGCATGAACTGCGTACGCCCCTGTCCAACTTGCTGACCCATACCCAGGTCACCCTGACCCGCCCCCGGGACATTGAAGAATACCGCGAGGCCCTGCACAGCAACCTCGAAGAGCTGCAGTGGATGGCGCAACTGGTCAACGACATGCTGTATCTGGCCAAGGCCGATCACGGCCTGCTGACGCCGCGCCGCGAGCCGCTGGAGCTGGGTCGCGAAGTGGAGGCGCTGCTGGAGTTTTATGCGCTGCTGGCTGAAGACTCGCACATCGAACTGACCGGCGAAGGCAACGCGCACATGCCAGGCGACCGCAGCATGCTGCGCCGCGCCCTCTCCAACCTGCTAGATAATGCATTGCGCTATACGCCGGCGGGTGGCGCGATCAGGTTGCTGATTGAGGCTTTGCCGAGCAGCGCACGCATCAGCATCGAGAACACGGGCCCAGGGATTCCTGTAGAACTGCTGCCACGCCTGTTTGACCGGTTTTACCGGGCAGACCCGGCCCGCCGTGAAGGCAGCAGTGAGCATGCGGGGTTGGGGTTGGCGATTACCCAGTCGATTATTCGCGCCCATGGCGGGCAGATTCGTTGTGAGTCGCAGGAGGGGGTAACGCGGTTTGTGATTGAGTTGCCAGCCTGA
- a CDS encoding heavy metal response regulator transcription factor: MKLLIVEDQVKTGQYLRQGLSEAGFTTELAADGITGQHLALTGDYSLLILDVMLPGRDGWQILQAVRSAGLSIPVLFLTARDAVDDRVHGLELGADDYLVKPFAFSELLARVRSLLRRGSNTPQETNLQLADLRLDLIRRRAERNGQRIDLTAKEFSLLELLLRRQGEVLPKSLIASQVWDMNFDSDTNVIEVAIRRLRLKIDDSHEQKLIHTVRGMGYVLEERSS, encoded by the coding sequence ATGAAACTGCTGATTGTCGAAGACCAGGTGAAAACCGGGCAGTACCTGCGCCAGGGCCTGAGCGAGGCCGGCTTCACCACCGAACTGGCGGCCGATGGTATTACCGGGCAACACCTGGCATTGACCGGCGATTATTCGCTGCTGATTCTCGACGTCATGTTGCCCGGGCGCGACGGCTGGCAAATCCTGCAGGCCGTGCGCAGCGCAGGGCTGAGCATACCGGTGCTGTTTTTGACCGCACGCGATGCAGTCGATGACCGCGTCCACGGCCTGGAACTGGGCGCCGATGATTATCTGGTCAAGCCGTTCGCCTTTTCCGAGTTGCTGGCGCGGGTGCGCAGCCTGCTGCGCCGCGGCAGCAATACCCCCCAGGAGACCAACCTGCAGCTGGCCGACCTGCGCCTGGACCTGATCCGTCGCCGCGCCGAGCGCAACGGCCAGCGCATTGACCTTACTGCGAAGGAATTCTCCCTGCTTGAACTGCTGCTGCGCCGTCAGGGCGAAGTGCTGCCCAAGTCCCTGATCGCCTCGCAGGTGTGGGACATGAACTTCGACAGCGACACCAACGTCATCGAAGTGGCAATTCGCCGCTTGCGCCTGAAAATCGACGACAGTCATGAGCAAAAGCTGATCCACACCGTGCGCGGCATGGGTTATGTGCTTGAGGAGCGCAGCAGTTGA
- a CDS encoding plastocyanin/azurin family copper-binding protein, whose protein sequence is MTARIRLSLAGCLLALSLPVMASPAAHFDFGQPAPAASATRTVQVEMSDIAFSPKTLDVKAGETVRFVLVNKGQLLHEFNLGNAAMHAAHQKEMLDMQQSGMLTPTGMGHGGMDHSAMGHGSMDMPGMKHDDPNSVLVEPGKTAELTWTFTRADNLEFACNVPGHYQAGMVGKVKVAP, encoded by the coding sequence ATGACCGCACGTATCCGTTTGTCGCTCGCTGGCTGTTTATTGGCCTTGAGCCTGCCGGTCATGGCATCACCGGCGGCTCATTTCGATTTCGGCCAGCCTGCACCTGCCGCCAGCGCGACGCGTACGGTGCAGGTCGAGATGAGCGATATCGCCTTCAGCCCCAAGACACTGGACGTTAAAGCCGGTGAAACCGTGCGTTTCGTACTGGTCAACAAAGGCCAGTTACTGCACGAGTTCAACCTGGGCAATGCGGCGATGCATGCGGCGCACCAGAAAGAAATGCTCGACATGCAGCAAAGCGGCATGCTCACCCCGACCGGCATGGGCCACGGCGGCATGGATCACTCGGCGATGGGGCACGGCTCGATGGACATGCCGGGCATGAAGCACGATGACCCCAACAGCGTGCTGGTCGAGCCGGGCAAAACCGCCGAGCTGACCTGGACCTTCACCCGCGCTGACAACCTGGAATTTGCCTGCAATGTGCCCGGTCACTACCAGGCGGGCATGGTCGGCAAGGTCAAGGTTGCACCTTAA